The Fusobacterium pseudoperiodonticum DNA window TGCTTCAAAAAAAACATTTCCATTTTTAAATAAAACTTGTAATAATTCATTGTTATCATTGAGTCTCATTAACGGCTCTCCTGTTGAATATAGGAAGGTTGTTATCATACGACTAGCATCAAGTGTAGCAATAACTTTATTATTTTTTACAAGTTGATATGAACCATCTTTTAATTCTTTTAATTCTCCTTGATTATCTAATAATTCTTCTAATTCTTCACCAATTATTTTAAATAGAATTTCATTATTCTCATTATATAAAGTTGTTATATTACTATCAGAAATCAATAGTGGCTTTCCATTTTCGTGGTAAATTATATAACTACCTGTTTTAATATTACGACTCAAAACTAAATTGCCATCTTCATAGAAAAGTTTTAAACTATCATCTTTTTTAGAGGCCTTCAGAAGTAATTTACCACTTTTGTAGTATGTCTCTTCTGTCATCCTTACACCTGCTACAAAAGTATTCTTTAACATAATACTTCCATCAGGATAATATCTCTCAAATATTCCATCGGGTAAACCATTTACAAAGTTTCCTTTTGCTTTATATTTTTCTGATATAAACTCAAATGTTCCTGTAACTTTTTTACCATCATTGTATAAAATTCCACCTTTGAATTCATATTTTTCTTCAGCAGAAATAGATATAGGCAGTAAAAATAATAATAAAAGTACTAATAAAATTTTTTTCATAAAACCCCTCCTTAAATTAATCTATTTTTTTAATATCTTCAACTTTGTAAGAATTCATAAGAATTTCGTCACCATTTTCATTATAGTATTTAGTTATCCCTTCATTTAATTCATGTATTGGTTTACCATCTTTATGATAGAGAATAAATTCTTTTCCATTACTTTTAAAAAAAATGCTTCCATTTTTAAAGAAAAATTGAGTTTCAGCAGTTGAAGAATTGGTTGTAATCATTGGCTCTCCAGTTGAATAGAAATAAGTTAAAATACCTATATTATCATCCATTTTAGCTATAACTTTATCATCCATTATAATCTCAGAGAGACCATTCCCTACATTTTTTATTATCATATCTAAATTTACTTCTTCCCCATTTTCCTCTTTAGACAAAATTTCACTATTTTCATTATATATAGTAGAGTCCCTACCTATAGTAATTATCAATGGTTTTCCATTTTCATGATATATTATATTTTTATCTTTATCAGCATCATAGCTTTCAACTAAACGTCCATCTTTATCAAAAAGTTTTAGATATTTGCCATCTGTAGCAGTTGCTAGAGTCTCCCCACTTTTATAGAATATTTCTTCTTTTATAAGAGTTCCATCTTTGAATTCATCTTTTATAAAAATACTTCCATCAGGATAATATCTTTCAAATAGTCCATCAGGCAAACCATTTATATATTTTCCTTTGGTTTTATAACCGTTTAATATAAACTCAAATGTTCCAGTAGCTTCTTTTCCATTAGCATACATAGTCCCATCTTTTAATTCATATTTTATTTTGCCACAAGCAGTTAATAATAAAATAGCAGAAAATGATAATAGAATTAATAAAATTTTTTTCATAAAACCCCTCCAATTAATTTTTACTAAATCTTAGCATTCTAAAAAAATACTGTCAATTAAAGAAAAAAATATTTTATAGATTTAACTATGATTTATA harbors:
- a CDS encoding toxin-antitoxin system YwqK family antitoxin; this translates as MKKILLVLLLLFLLPISISAEEKYEFKGGILYNDGKKVTGTFEFISEKYKAKGNFVNGLPDGIFERYYPDGSIMLKNTFVAGVRMTEETYYKSGKLLLKASKKDDSLKLFYEDGNLVLSRNIKTGSYIIYHENGKPLLISDSNITTLYNENNEILFKIIGEELEELLDNQGELKELKDGSYQLVKNNKVIATLDASRMITTFLYSTGEPLMRLNDNNELLQVLFKNGNVFFEANANNFKINYKDGKPLYKTNKVTEILFNKDGEEIPNDFDGIIGIRKIK
- a CDS encoding cytoplasmic protein — protein: MKKILLILLSFSAILLLTACGKIKYELKDGTMYANGKEATGTFEFILNGYKTKGKYINGLPDGLFERYYPDGSIFIKDEFKDGTLIKEEIFYKSGETLATATDGKYLKLFDKDGRLVESYDADKDKNIIYHENGKPLIITIGRDSTIYNENSEILSKEENGEEVNLDMIIKNVGNGLSEIIMDDKVIAKMDDNIGILTYFYSTGEPMITTNSSTAETQFFFKNGSIFFKSNGKEFILYHKDGKPIHELNEGITKYYNENGDEILMNSYKVEDIKKID